The Helianthus annuus cultivar XRQ/B chromosome 16, HanXRQr2.0-SUNRISE, whole genome shotgun sequence genome includes a window with the following:
- the LOC110887939 gene encoding uncharacterized protein LOC110887939, with translation MIKKEGELEATAREEIEELEKLLEIRDLAEEEEWALSENLLRIKEIEENKTKDLKQKSRVRWAKEGDENSSFFHSMINCRKDVFEGDFVNVLNEFYSTDSFGILANRLKKVIASVISENQSAFLKGKFILDGPLIISETVNWLKKKKKKAFLFKLDFEKAYDNVNWGFVESVMTQMGFPQRWCRWVSGILSSARAAVLALTACFSKAVDLGLVEGVSLPNNGPILSHLFFVDDAFVFGEWSRESILNVVRILRCFRICSGLSINLVKSSLIGIGISDSEVVALAADIGCKAEQFPFKYLGLPVGANMNRISNWNSVVDMFEARLSLWKASVLSIGGRVTLIKSVLQSLPIYYFSLFKVPVGVIKQLEAIMRKFLWGGTGADRKTCWVSWECVTSPISSGGLGIRKLGHVNSALLFKWAWRFKAEGNSLWAKVVLAVHSHNRS, from the exons ATGATTAAGAAAGAAGGGGAATTAGAGGCTACTGCTAGAGAAGAAATTGAGGAGTTAGAGAAATTGTTGGAAATTAGGGACTTAGCCGAGGAGGAAGAGTGGGCTCTTTCGGAGAATTTGCTTCGCATAAAGGAGATTGAAGAAAATAAGACGAAGGACCTGAAACAGAAATCGAGGGTTAGATGGGCCAAAGAGGGAGACGAAAACTCTAGCTTTTTTCATTCAATGATTAATTGTCGGAAG GATGTTTTCGAGGGAGATTTTGTTAACGTTTTGAATGAGTTTTACTCGACCGACTCG TTCGGGATCCTTGCTAATCGCTTGAAGAAAGTTATTGCTTCTGTTATCTCGGAGAACCAATCGGCTTTTCTCAAAGGGAAGTTTATTCTCGATGGCCCTTTAATAATTAGTGAGACGGTGAATTGgttaaagaagaagaaaaagaaggcgTTTCTTTTTAAACTTGACTTCGAGAAAGCCTATGACAATGTGAACTGGGGTTTCGTGGAATCGGTGATGACTCAAATGGGCTTTCCTCAGCGTTGGTGTAGATGGGTGTCAGGGATTTTATCTTCGGCTAGAGCGGCGGTTCTT GCTCTTACGGCTTGTTTTTCTAAGGCTGTTGATCTCGGTCTGGTGGAGGGGGTCAGTCTCCCAAACAATGGGCCGATTTTGTCTCACCTTTTCTTTGTCGATGATGCCTTTGTTTTTGGGGAATGGTCGAGGGAAAGCATTCTTAATGTGGTCAGAATCCTTCGGTGCTTTCGTATATGCTCGGGGCTTAGTATTAATCTGGTTAAGTCGAGTTTAATTGGTATTGGTATTTCTGACTCGGAGGTGGTCGCTCTGGCAGCAGATATTGGGTGCAAGGCCGAACAGTTCCCCTTCAAGTATCTCGGGCTTCCGGTGGGGGCCAATATGAATCGGATTTCGAATTGGAATTCGGTGGTTGATATGTTTGAAGCTAGGTTGTCCTTGTGGAAAGCGTCGGTTTTGTCGATCGGGGGCAGGGTAACCCTTATTAAGTCTGTTTTGCAAAGCTTACCTATCTATTACTTCTCCCTATTTAAAGTGCCGGTTGGAGTCATTAAACAGTTGGAAGCTATTATGAGGAAGTTTCTGTGGGGTGGCACGGGCGCGGATAGGAAGACGTGTTGGGTTTCCTGGGAGTGTGTGACCTCTCCGATCAGCTCGGGAGGGCTCGGGATTCGTAAGCTTGGTCACGTTAATAGTGCTCTCTTGTTTAAGTGGGCATGGAGGTTTAAGGCGGAGGGTAATTCTCTTTGGGCTAAAGTAGTTTTGGCCGTTCATTCGCATAACAGATCCTAG